The following are from one region of the Nicotiana tomentosiformis chromosome 7, ASM39032v3, whole genome shotgun sequence genome:
- the LOC104105005 gene encoding dolichyl-diphosphooligosaccharide--protein glycosyltransferase subunit 4A-like, translating to MIDDQDLGFFANFLGIFIFVLVVAYHYVMADPKYEGN from the coding sequence ATGATTGACGACCAGGACCTGGGCTTCTTCGCCAACTTTCTTGGTATCTTTATCTTTGTGCTGGTGGTTGCTTATCATTATGTGATGGCAGACCCAAAATATGAAGGCAATTGA
- the LOC104105004 gene encoding uncharacterized protein produces the protein MATTMVAKRARAMWWMRLHSAIRTALACTIVGCVTLYSPPSLAKQLAFPSFSYVTSIFIVSDATLGHALRGCWHACLATLQVMPLSMLGLWLHGYVTTDDFSPEVAALMVAVSAFLVALPESTNLMCKRIAFGQLVIVYVDVVIHGVYVNSAVLHPLRIASSTGLGAVASILALLLPYPWLAYHEVRNLYKIYAENASKRINLYLKAIHTQDDQIAMELISQAKPSADTGTKLLETIKFLEEGLQWEKPWLRFLIPYFTDPGHGLQNMEVSMKGMEMALTSYPSFLTRMIDDELFKVSHNVLMFLGDKMGQDRSILPQNSVTEGEFEKRSSRLPHEPILPTKLDQPAHFFLSCLKMCTSDSDTITPITDQRSRETMESSNNSCCKRVCINWTVPMINERMVVFAFKCSFSLGLAVLLGLLFNTENGYWSGLTIALSFVTGKQAIFTEANARAQGTAIGSVYGVLGCTIFQKAAHIRFLSLLPWIIFTTFLRHSRMFTQAGGTAAVIGSLLILGRKSYGPPSEFAIYRLTEAFIGLACFVVVELIMQPTSSATLVKKHLYLIQGTLKDCTEHMIVDSRQKALMEKQKNLKSQVQDLEKFIKDAVLEPSFWFSPFPISCYQKLQKSLSTMADVLFFMAYDIEFLSQAFDSYYPDRKELQQYINKDLQHLKNALSSAVSCFEKTISNRLLKASQIQPEQNILNDLEEGNSSCPNECIISSTNDEEMEMVLSSFLEHSREVCGKVRDIAGIELRETIVGFLCSLEFCMSFLEREVRDIDRGIKDLVRWEDPLGEPICS, from the exons ATGGCAACTACCATGGTGGCGAAACGAGCACGTGCCATGTGGTGGATGAGGCTACACTCCGCCATTCGTACCGCCTTAGCATGCACCATAGTGGGTTGTGTCACCCTATATAGTCCACCTTCACTTGCGAAGCAACTAGCATTTCCTTCCTTTTCTTACGTTACATCTATATTCATAGTATCCGATGCCACTTTAGGCCATGCCTTAAGAGGATGTTGGCATGCATGTCTTGCCACACTTCAAGTCATGCCTCTTTCCATGCTAGGCTTATGGCTACATGGCTATGTCACTACCGACGATTTCTCGCCGGAAGTAGCCGCCTTAATGGTGGCGGTAAGCGCGTTTTTGGTGGCGTTGCCGGAGAGTACGAACTTGATGTGTAAGAGAATTGCTTTTGGACAGCTTGTTATAGTGTACGTTGATGTTGTTATTCATGGGGTTTATGTCAATTCTGCTGTATTGCACCCTCTTAGAATTGCTTCTAGCACTGGTCTTGGAGCTGTGGCTTCTATCTTAGCTCTGTTGTTGCCCTATCCCTGGCTAGCTTATCATGAG GTGAGAAACCTATACAAAATTTATGCAGAAAATGCTTCAAAGagaataaatttatatttgaaagcAATCCATACTCAAGATGATCAGATAGCCATGGAACTAATATCTCAGGCAAAGCCCTCTGCTGATACAGGAACTAAGCTTCTTGAGACTATCAAATTCTTGGAG GAAGGTTTGCAATGGGAGAAACCTTGGCTGAGATTCTTGATTCCCTACTTCACAGATCCAGGACATGGTTTGCAAAACATGGAAGTTTCAATGAAAGGAATGGAAATGGCCTTAACTTCTTACCCTTCATTCCTCACCAGAATGATAGATGATGAGCTCTTTAAAGTCTCACATAATGTTCTGATGTTTCTTGGTGATAAAATGGGGCAAGATAGATCCATTTTACCACAAAATTCAGTGACAGAAGGGGAGTTTGAGAAAAGGTCTTCTAGGCTACCCCATGAACCAATTTTACCAACCAAACTAGATCAGCCAGCACATTTCTTCTTATCTTGTTTAAAAATGTGTACGAGTGATTCTGACACGATCACGCCTATTACTGACCAAAGATCAAGAGAAACAATGGAAAGTAGTAACAACTCGTGCTGCAAACGAGTCTGCATCAATTGGACTGTGCCAATGATCAACGAAAGAATGGTGGTATTCGCGTTTAAGTGTTCATTTTCATTAGGGCTGGCCGTGCTACTTGGTCTGCTGTTTAATACAGAAAATGGATATTGGTCAGGCCTAACAATAGCACTCAGTTTTGTTACAGGAAAACAAGCAATTTTCACAGAAGCAAATGCTAGAGCACAAGGAACAGCCATAGGATCAGTCTATGGTGTACTTGGCTGCACTATTTTTCAAAAAGCCGCGCATATAAGGTTCTTGTCCCTCCTACCTTGGATTATTTTCACAACATTTCTAAGGCATAGTAGGATGTTCACTCAAGCAGGGGGAACAGCAGCAGTAATAGGTTCACTACTAATTTTGGGAAGAAAGAGTTATGGTCCACCTAGTGAATTCGCCATTTATAGACTCACTGAGGCCTTCATTGGACTAGCATGTTTCGTCGTTGTTGAGCTTATTATGCAGCCAACAAGCTCAGCCACTTTAGTTAAAAAGCATCTCTATCTGATCCAAGGAACACTCAAAGATTGCACTGAACACATGATTGTTGATTCAAGGCAAAAGGCGTTAATGGAGAAGCAAAAGAATCTGAAATCTCAAGTCCAAGATTTGGAAAAgttcattaaagatgcagtgttGGAACCTAGTTTCTGGTTTTCTCCTTTTCCAATTTCTTGCTACCAGAAGCTCCAAAAATCTTTGTCAACAATGGCAGATGTTCTGTTTTTCATGGCCTATGATATCGAATTCCTCTCACAAGCGTTCGATAGCTATTATCCTGATAGAAAAGAGCTTCAACAATATATAAACAAGGACTTACAGCATCTCAAGAATGCCCTAAGCTCTGCAGTGAGCTGCTTTGAGAAAACCATTTCTAACAGACTGTTAAAAGCTTCTCAAATCCAACCAGAGCAGAATATCTTGAATGATCTTGAAGAAGGGAATTCGTCGTGTCCAAATGAGTGTATCATTTCTTCTACAAATGATGAGGAGATGGAGATGGTTTTAAGTTCTTTCCTAGAACACTCAAGGGAAGTTTGTGGTAAAGTAAGGGACATTGCAGGTATAGAGCTTAGAGAAACCATTGTTGGTTTTTTGTGTTCTTTAGAATTTTGCATGAGCTTTTTGGAGAGAGAAGTAAGAGACATTGACAGAGGGATAAAAGATTTGGTGAGATGGGAAGATCCTCTGGGTGAACCAATTTGTTCATAA